In Chanodichthys erythropterus isolate Z2021 chromosome 9, ASM2448905v1, whole genome shotgun sequence, a genomic segment contains:
- the nkx3-1 gene encoding homeobox protein Nkx-3.1, whose protein sequence is MADSNKQLTSFFIEDILSLKEDKKDDFCNSESDRTDKRTDISVCLDSEDKTMSSTEMTGGVKKKRSRAAFTHLQVLELEKKFSRQRYLSAPERAHLASALNLTETQVKIWFQNRRYKTKRRQLTTEHAKEYFQKSDASAVAATEEDFFRASLLATVYKSCPYRPYVYDFHGLRVWRPAL, encoded by the exons ATGGCGGATTCAAACAAGCAGTTGACGTCGTTTTTCATAGAGGACATTTTATCCTTAAAAGAGGATAAAAAAGATGACTTCTGCAATTCTGAGAGCGACAGAACCGACAAAAGAACAG ATATCTCTGTTTGTCTGGATTCTGAGGATAAAACAATGTCGTCGACAGAGATGACGGGCGGCGTGAAAAAGAAGCGATCGCGCGCCGCCTTCACGCACCTGCAGGTGCTGGAGCTCGAGAAGAAGTTCAGCCGTCAGCGGTACCTGAGCGCGCCCGAGCGCGCGCACCTCGCGAGCGCACTGAACCTCACGGAGACTCAGGTGAAAATCTGGTTCCAGAACAGGAGATATAAAACCAAACGGAGGCAGTTAACGACTGAGCACGCCAAGGAATACTTTCAGAAATCGGACGCGAGCGCTGTTGCTGCTACAGAGGAGGACTTTTTCAGAGCGTCACTTTTAGCGACAGTCTACAAATCCTGTCCATACCGGCCTTACGTGTATGACTTTCACGGACTGAGAGTATGGAGACCAGCATTGTGA